Proteins from a single region of Streptomyces sp. TN58:
- a CDS encoding condensation domain-containing protein, translating to MSTDADSATRDRQRLQRELLRRARAGTAQGTTTADPAATRAGSGQEGGAPRSDRAPLSRAQHRMWLMERLGGTGDSYHVPFATRVRGPFEVAAFATALTSLVARHTILRTRYSEHDGEPCQEVLPTPRTVPVHVVDADETQAPELLRRETARPFDLAAGDAVRALVLRHGPQDHTLLLTFHHIAVDGASLETVAAELADLYTAAAGGTPRHTLAAAPQYADHARREHDSLPGFEDEVERWSELLADAAPPRLPRPAAPAPRTAAGTAAVRTVPLTPAVPDALRALGAQRRATLFAVSLTAAFAALHRLTGDDDLVIGVAGTHRSGTAMRGLVGLCVNTLPVRVDLSGAPSFGELLRRVSDALLKAQQHRHIPFDLVLERLGAGARGTDGTALVRVTSDVLGEPTVLRLPGASAEYVDLPSDGAKFHLSYALDLGDPAQPRALVQYDAHAVDDAVAEAAVRDYAALLTAVAADPEPALDSLPVPGGSSQDHASTAHGSPDRDRHPAAQALCAHPMVADATVAESDQGPAVAYAVLGDSVGPSGRELLGLLRRTLAPEALPAAVTLLDALPRTPAGAVDHARLPGRPAAPSGARAQTVTEAFTAVLGRRPSPEDDFFELGGHSLKAVQLAERLRTDLGLPLTGLDVLQARTPRTLTALLDERAARQRAAKAASRPAPRSRGIRPGTVLVTGATGGVGAFVVRELAAQGRPVLALARPESAHLITGDGVDVIEGDLTDLAGLRDAVAQADAVVHAACTFTRHDVDLAAMETMADAWRRGPFVFVSSVDAYGHPAAARVTEESAPHDPVSPYGRAKLDCEAMLLRAAGTQGRGGASAVRSPIVWGAHDRLREQLRWGALGSLYQAAEQGRTIELPRPGAGGHDWYGAAWVHAAALARAVAHCLDRPVHGVANACSGHVSWHDLARDLTGLLGTGADLRETDAVAQDLDHRWHYDSARLARPLHARPGEDRRTVLAEMITAATPATA from the coding sequence ATGTCCACTGACGCCGACTCCGCGACCCGCGACCGACAGCGACTCCAGCGGGAACTGCTGCGCCGGGCCCGCGCCGGTACCGCGCAGGGCACGACCACGGCCGACCCCGCCGCCACCCGCGCCGGCTCCGGCCAGGAGGGCGGCGCACCGCGGTCCGACCGCGCCCCCCTCTCCCGCGCGCAGCACCGCATGTGGCTGATGGAACGGCTCGGCGGCACGGGCGACTCGTACCACGTACCGTTCGCCACCCGGGTCCGCGGCCCGTTCGAAGTGGCCGCGTTCGCCACCGCCCTCACCTCCCTGGTGGCCCGCCACACCATCCTGCGCACCCGCTACAGCGAGCACGACGGCGAGCCCTGCCAGGAAGTCCTCCCGACCCCTCGGACGGTCCCCGTACACGTCGTCGACGCCGACGAGACGCAGGCCCCGGAGCTGCTGCGGCGCGAGACGGCCCGGCCGTTCGACCTCGCGGCCGGTGACGCCGTACGGGCGCTCGTCCTGCGCCACGGCCCGCAGGACCACACCCTGCTGTTGACGTTCCACCACATAGCGGTGGACGGAGCCTCGTTGGAGACCGTCGCCGCGGAACTGGCCGACCTCTACACGGCGGCCGCCGGCGGCACGCCCCGGCACACCCTCGCCGCAGCGCCGCAGTACGCCGACCACGCGCGCCGCGAGCACGACAGCCTGCCCGGCTTCGAGGACGAAGTGGAACGCTGGAGCGAGCTGCTGGCCGACGCCGCCCCACCGCGGCTGCCCCGGCCGGCGGCGCCGGCACCGCGCACCGCCGCGGGCACCGCGGCCGTACGCACCGTGCCCCTCACCCCGGCCGTGCCCGACGCCCTGCGGGCGCTGGGCGCACAGCGGCGGGCCACGCTCTTCGCGGTGTCGCTGACCGCGGCCTTCGCCGCGCTGCACCGCCTCACCGGCGACGACGACCTCGTCATCGGCGTGGCGGGCACCCACCGCAGCGGAACCGCCATGCGCGGCCTGGTCGGCCTCTGCGTCAACACCCTGCCCGTCCGGGTGGACCTCTCCGGCGCGCCCTCCTTCGGCGAGCTGCTGCGCCGCGTGAGCGACGCGCTCCTCAAGGCCCAGCAGCACCGGCACATCCCCTTCGACCTCGTCCTCGAACGCCTCGGCGCCGGGGCCCGCGGCACCGACGGCACCGCGCTGGTCCGCGTCACCTCCGACGTCCTCGGCGAGCCGACGGTGCTGCGGCTGCCTGGCGCCTCGGCCGAGTACGTCGACCTCCCTTCCGACGGTGCCAAGTTCCACCTCTCCTACGCCTTGGACCTGGGCGATCCCGCACAGCCCCGGGCCCTGGTGCAGTACGACGCCCACGCCGTGGACGACGCCGTGGCGGAGGCGGCCGTACGGGACTACGCGGCCCTGCTCACCGCCGTGGCGGCCGACCCGGAACCCGCCCTGGACTCACTGCCCGTCCCCGGCGGCAGCTCCCAGGACCACGCCTCCACGGCGCACGGCTCCCCGGACCGTGACCGCCACCCGGCGGCGCAGGCCCTGTGCGCCCACCCGATGGTCGCCGACGCCACGGTGGCCGAATCCGACCAGGGGCCGGCCGTGGCCTACGCCGTCCTCGGCGACAGCGTCGGCCCGTCCGGCCGGGAACTCCTCGGCCTCCTACGGCGCACGCTCGCCCCCGAGGCCCTGCCCGCCGCGGTCACCCTGCTCGACGCGCTGCCGCGCACACCCGCCGGGGCGGTGGACCACGCCCGGCTGCCCGGGCGGCCGGCCGCGCCGTCCGGCGCTCGCGCGCAAACGGTCACCGAGGCCTTCACCGCCGTACTCGGCCGCCGCCCCTCGCCGGAGGATGACTTCTTCGAGCTCGGCGGCCACTCCCTGAAGGCCGTCCAGCTCGCCGAACGGCTGCGCACGGACCTCGGGCTGCCGCTCACGGGCCTCGACGTACTCCAGGCCCGCACCCCCCGGACACTGACGGCGCTCCTCGACGAACGGGCGGCACGGCAGCGCGCCGCGAAGGCCGCGAGCCGGCCGGCCCCCCGCTCCCGGGGGATCCGCCCGGGCACGGTGCTGGTCACCGGCGCGACCGGCGGCGTCGGCGCGTTCGTGGTGCGCGAACTCGCCGCCCAGGGCCGCCCCGTGCTGGCCCTGGCCCGTCCCGAGTCCGCCCACCTGATCACCGGCGACGGCGTCGACGTGATCGAGGGCGACCTCACCGACCTGGCCGGGCTGCGGGACGCCGTCGCGCAGGCGGACGCCGTCGTCCACGCCGCCTGCACCTTCACCCGGCACGACGTGGACCTGGCCGCGATGGAGACGATGGCCGACGCATGGCGGCGCGGACCGTTCGTCTTCGTCAGCAGCGTCGACGCCTACGGGCATCCCGCGGCGGCCCGCGTCACCGAGGAGTCGGCACCCCACGACCCCGTCAGCCCGTACGGCCGGGCCAAGCTCGACTGCGAGGCCATGCTGCTGCGCGCGGCCGGAACGCAGGGGCGCGGCGGCGCCAGCGCCGTACGGTCGCCGATCGTCTGGGGCGCCCACGACCGGCTGCGCGAACAACTGCGCTGGGGCGCACTCGGCAGCCTCTACCAGGCCGCCGAGCAGGGCCGGACGATCGAACTGCCCCGCCCGGGCGCCGGCGGACACGACTGGTACGGAGCCGCCTGGGTGCACGCGGCCGCCCTGGCCCGTGCGGTGGCCCACTGCCTGGACCGGCCCGTGCACGGAGTCGCCAACGCGTGCAGCGGCCACGTCTCCTGGCACGACCTCGCCCGCGACCTCACCGGCCTGCTCGGCACCGGGGCGGACCTCCGCGAAACCGACGCGGTCGCGCAGGACCTCGACCACCGCTGGCACTACGACAGCGCACGCCTGGCCCGCCCCCTGCACGCCCGGCCGGGGGAGGACCGCCGTACCGTCCTGGCGGAGATGATCACCGCCGCGACGCCGGCGACCGCCTGA
- a CDS encoding non-ribosomal peptide synthetase, whose protein sequence is MTTTIAMPADPKPAGPMCVDAGEATALPALVARHAALTPDALAVVDGDTTLTYGRLLQAGHALAARLREHDVTRGDRVALLTARSSRTVVAQLGLWLAGAVCVPLDPAQPRPRTEAMIADADVTLTVGDAKLLEAAALRGPVLALPEEPLTSGRPADESDPDSPAFIMFTSGSTGRPKGVLVPHRAVAELVTAPDYVTLTGRDRVLFHSPMTFDASTFEVWGALANGAAVVVCTEQRPTLEDLARHVERHGVTVAFFTTALFHQLAARRSRVFSQLRSVVVGGEAMAAAPAREVLTAFPWLELVNGYGPTETTTFATAHRVTERDCAGPIPIGRPIRGATAHVLDADGHPVADGDRGELWIGGSRLAHGYTGLPALTAERFVEHPAAAGRRLYRTGDVVSLRPDGVLQFHGRNDDQVKVRGFRIEPAEVEHALREQADVDDAAVTVDGAGTPEARLVAFVVAAPGPVPHGAALRERLTAVLPAHLVPDAVDVLERLPLTPAGKVDRRALAAHAQAAGSGHADEPAPPMTPLEQAVAEVWSRALGTEVTRPDTEFLLIGGHSLLALAVTEDLREELGVEMSLADFFAAPTVAAQAALVETALLAAHADLHPDTPEHSDVH, encoded by the coding sequence CACCACCATCGCCATGCCCGCCGACCCGAAGCCCGCCGGCCCGATGTGCGTTGACGCGGGGGAGGCCACGGCCCTGCCCGCACTCGTCGCACGGCACGCCGCACTCACCCCGGACGCCCTCGCCGTCGTGGACGGCGACACCACCCTCACCTACGGCCGCCTCCTCCAGGCCGGCCACGCCCTCGCCGCACGCCTGCGCGAGCACGACGTGACCCGCGGCGACCGGGTGGCGCTGCTGACGGCACGGTCGTCCCGTACGGTCGTGGCCCAGCTCGGCCTGTGGCTGGCCGGAGCCGTGTGCGTACCGCTCGACCCCGCCCAGCCCCGGCCGCGCACCGAAGCGATGATCGCCGACGCGGACGTGACGCTCACCGTCGGCGACGCGAAACTCCTGGAAGCGGCCGCGCTCCGCGGCCCCGTCCTCGCGCTGCCCGAGGAACCGCTCACCAGCGGCCGGCCGGCCGACGAATCCGACCCCGACAGCCCCGCGTTCATCATGTTCACCTCCGGCTCCACAGGCCGGCCCAAGGGCGTCCTCGTGCCGCACCGGGCCGTCGCCGAACTGGTCACCGCCCCCGACTACGTCACCCTCACCGGCCGCGACCGCGTCCTGTTCCACTCGCCCATGACCTTCGACGCCTCGACCTTCGAAGTCTGGGGGGCCCTCGCCAACGGCGCCGCCGTCGTCGTCTGCACCGAACAGCGGCCCACCCTGGAAGACCTCGCCCGGCACGTCGAACGGCACGGCGTGACGGTCGCGTTCTTCACCACGGCCCTCTTCCACCAGCTCGCCGCGCGCCGCTCCCGCGTCTTCAGCCAGCTCCGCTCGGTCGTCGTGGGCGGCGAGGCGATGGCCGCCGCACCGGCCCGCGAGGTACTCACCGCCTTTCCCTGGCTGGAACTCGTCAACGGCTACGGGCCGACCGAGACGACCACCTTCGCCACCGCCCACCGGGTCACCGAGCGGGACTGCGCGGGTCCGATACCGATCGGCAGGCCCATCCGCGGAGCCACGGCCCACGTCCTGGACGCCGACGGCCACCCCGTCGCCGACGGAGACCGCGGCGAGCTGTGGATCGGCGGCAGCAGGCTCGCCCACGGATACACGGGCCTGCCCGCACTGACCGCCGAGCGGTTCGTCGAACATCCCGCCGCTGCCGGCCGCCGGCTCTACCGCACCGGCGACGTCGTCTCCCTCCGCCCCGACGGCGTCCTGCAGTTCCACGGCCGCAACGACGACCAGGTGAAGGTCCGCGGCTTCCGCATCGAACCGGCCGAGGTCGAGCACGCCCTGCGCGAGCAGGCGGACGTGGACGACGCCGCCGTCACCGTCGACGGCGCCGGCACCCCCGAAGCGCGCCTCGTCGCGTTCGTCGTCGCCGCGCCCGGCCCCGTACCGCACGGCGCCGCGCTGCGCGAACGGCTCACCGCGGTCCTGCCCGCCCACCTCGTACCCGACGCGGTCGACGTGCTGGAACGGCTTCCCCTCACCCCGGCCGGCAAGGTCGACCGGCGCGCGCTCGCCGCACACGCACAAGCCGCCGGAAGCGGTCACGCCGACGAGCCGGCGCCCCCGATGACCCCGCTGGAGCAGGCCGTCGCCGAGGTGTGGAGCCGAGCCCTCGGCACCGAAGTCACCCGCCCCGACACGGAGTTCCTGCTCATCGGCGGCCACTCCCTGCTCGCCCTCGCCGTCACCGAGGACCTGCGCGAGGAACTCGGCGTGGAGATGTCCCTCGCCGACTTCTTCGCCGCGCCGACCGTCGCCGCACAGGCCGCACTGGTCGAAACCGCCCTCCTGGCCGCCCACGCGGACCTCCACCCCGACACCCCGGAGCACAGCGATGTCCACTGA